The following nucleotide sequence is from Betaproteobacteria bacterium.
GATGGCGCCGCTGAAAGTGCGCCACCTCGAAAGCCGCAGCGACTGCGTGTCGCACATCGAGCAGGGCTTTCGCAACGCGATCAAAGAAGGGCAACTGCCGAAGACCTTCAAACCGCGCCTGGCCGCGATCGGCCTGCACTGCCTTGATCGATGGTCTGATC
It contains:
- a CDS encoding TetR family transcriptional regulator, coding for MFEIMSHKCEYVDEMAPLKVRHLESRSDCVSHIEQGFRNAIKEGQLPKTFKPRLAAIGLHCLDRWSD